One window from the genome of Macrobrachium rosenbergii isolate ZJJX-2024 chromosome 2, ASM4041242v1, whole genome shotgun sequence encodes:
- the LOC136846127 gene encoding uncharacterized protein, translated as MQLATTPPPQLQQPCHSTSVPTSTMAPTEGQGLGNWEVGRTFRERPRARRGATKVIADDRGHLLPGVPRTQASPWGPLTQTIDPNVTDRPTKTSENQNAQPESEDEKDGSSDEDIFLKITGNGLMSGSGSSPGSAGGNGHSGAATPASSISAASFRKRSAVNAAAPSSRASRRSSAAGSHCSSAASTASADRALKEVAHLPTDTVEDALLPRKPEEELTELTGSRALAIRLVDHPAPTNCTKYVILRPNTAPSPAPVTKPPLLPKRPKTAKIIRKVPEIEFALKWDLKENDILEEEEEEQESEDIEVVDLKKGKKHRDPPTPRSVSSIDSGIHAPKAAWNDGPDTHELTTKLENLKINHGAKSRGSTPEPESGYGTPKSVGSGKSLPSVSSRASSRAASVKSSPKTDKAVVGGTGSIKAISQKISMDAQRLAQESPKSSSKSRGSSPSLGKQTPKSAKESARSGKVHYSSRESKSATPQPQEKNPPAPPVRDPLEIMETMDSVFHVVPLRDTGRSLTQRSYQPGERQHVAATTQTEDVAEDTTKKNGPDAIDARIRHNHPKHIHSRNCLACEVRALEDPPKKFQGPSDYKPAFKAGKPHHHSSVSKPKYIRQSDRYNARLKARHEPLRIWKINTLSSPFCNRPGYGQDQYPDHMRLRSTYGMANATSTATKPSQRGPLIKKLYL; from the exons ATGCAGCTGgcaacaacaccaccaccacagcTCCAGCAACCATGTCACTCCACTTCAGTGCCAACCAG tacgATGGCGCCTACCGAGGGCCAGGGCCTCGGCAACTGGGAGGTGGGCAGGACCTTCCGGGAGAGGCCGAGGGCGCGTCGCGGGGCAACCAAGGTCATAGCGGATGACAGAGGTCATCTCCTTCCGGGCGTCCCAAGGACTCAGGCCAGTCCTTGGGGACCCCTCACTCAGACTATTG ACCCAAATGTGACAGACAGACCgacaaaaacaagtgaaaatcaGAATGCGCAACCCGAGTCAGAGGACGAGAAG GATGGTTCCTCGGACGAGGACATCTTTCTCAAGATCACAGGCAATGGGCTCATGTCTGGGAGTGGGAGCTCCCCTGGAAGTGCAGGAGGAAATGGCCACAGTGGGGCTGCCACTCCTGCTTCCTCCATTTCGGCTGCCTCCTTCAGGAAGCGCTCGGCTGTGAACGCAGCTGCACCTTCTTCCAG GGCATCTCGAAGATCATCAGCTGCCGGTAGCCATTGCTCTTCAGCTGCCTCTACTGCAAGCGCTGATAGAGCGCTGAAGGAAGTAGCTCATCTTCCAACCGACACTGTTGAGGATGCTCTTCTACCTCGGAAACCAGAAGAAGAATTGACTGAACTCACTGGTTCCAGAGCTCTTGCTATCCGCCTTGTTGACCATCCAGCACCCACCAATTGTACTAAGTACGTCATTCTGAGGCCTAACACTGCGCCTTCTCCTGCACCGGTGACAAAGCCACCGTTACTGCCAAAAAGGCCAAAAACTGCAAAAATCATACGAAAGGTACCTGAGATTGAGTTCGCCTTAAAGTGGGATCTTAAAGAGAATGACatcctggaagaagaagaagaggagcaagAGAGTGAAGATATTGAGGTTGTTGActtgaaaaagggaaagaagcatCGGGATCCTCCAACACCTCGTTCTGTAAGTTCTATAGATTCTGGAATTCATGCTCCAAAGGCTGCCTGGAATGATGGCCCTGATACACATGAGCTCACTACCAAGCTGGAAAACTTGAAGATTAATCATGGGGCGAAGTCCAGAGGATCTACCCCAGAACCAGAGTCAGGTTATGGAACTCCAAAATCAGTTGGTTCAGGTAAGAGCCTGCCATCGGTGAGCTCTCGTGCTAGTTCCAGAGCAGCCAGCGTGAAATCTTCTCCCAAAACAGATAAAGCAGTGGTTGGAGGTACAGGCAGCATTAAAGCTATAAGTCAAAAGATATCCATGGATGCACAGAGGTTGGCTCAAGAGAGTCCAAAGTCCTCTTCGAAGTCCAGGGGTTCTTCCCCAAGCTTAGGGAAGCAAACACCAAAATCAGCCAAAGAGTCTGCTAGGAGTGGTAAGGTTCATTATTCCTCTCGAGAATCTAAATCAGCCACACCCCAGCCGCAAGAGAAGAATCCACCAGCGCCCCCAGTGAGGGACCCTCTGGAAATTATGGAAACAATGGATTCTGTGTTCCATGTGGTTCCTTTAAGAGATACAGGACGATCATTAACACAGAGAAGTTATCAACCTGGTGAGAGACAACACGTTGCTGCCACAACGCAGACGGAGGATGTAGCAGAAGATACCACAAAGAAGAATGGTCCTGATGCAATAGATGCAAGG ATAAGACACAACCACCCCAAACACATCCACTCCAGAAACTGCCTGGCCTGTGAGGTGAGGGCCCTGGAAGACCCCCCAAAGAAATTCCAGGGGCCCTCAGACTACAAGCCAGCCTTCAAAGCTGGGAAGCCACATCATCATAGCAGCGTCAGTAAGCCAAA GTACATCCGCCAGAGCGACCGTTACAACGCCCGCTTGAAAGCCCGACATGAGCCTCTGCGGATCTGGAAGATAAACACCTTGAGTTCTCCCTTCTGCAACCGGCCTGGGTATGGACAGGACCAGTACCCAGACCACATGAGACTCAGGTCGACCTATGGCATGGCGAACGCCACCAGTACAGCCACCAAACCATCTCAGAGGGGACCTCTCATCAAAAAACTTTATCTCTGA